From one Trachemys scripta elegans isolate TJP31775 chromosome 14, CAS_Tse_1.0, whole genome shotgun sequence genomic stretch:
- the CHAD gene encoding chondroadherin, with translation MDRSAFFLSLLSLLVCLLPILQACPSNCHCHGGELQHVICDNVGLRKIPKVSEQTRLLNLQRNNFPVLPTNAFREMKGLVSLHLQHSQIKEISSGAFRGLKQLVYLYLSNNDISVIKMGAFDDLSELTYLYMDHNKISDLPKGLLSPLINLFILQLGSNKIRELRSGAFSGAKDLRWLYLSDNSLSSVQPGALDDVENLAVFHLDKNQLSTYPVAAMSKLRVVEDLKLSHNPMKVIPDYAFQSFGRYMETLSLDNMGLEKFSDKAFAGVTTLKTVHIENNRLNQLPGNFPFSSLENLTLSNNPWLCSCQLAALRKWLESSRSRPDAVCASPSQYRGQQIRDTAALRSCKLPTRRPRKGNRH, from the exons ATGGACCGGTCAGCCTTCTTCCTCAGCCTCCTCAGCTTGCTGGTGtgcctcctccccatcctccaGGCATGCCCCTCGAACTGCCACTGCCACGGGGGAGAGCTCCAGCACGTCATCTGCGACAACGTCGGGCTGAGGAAGATCCCCAAGGTGTCCGAGCAAACACGGCTCCTCAACCTGCAGAGGAACAACTTCCCCGTCCTGCCGACCAACGCCTTCAGGGAGATGAAAGGGCTTGTGTCCCTCCACCTCCAGCATTCCCAGATCAAGGAGATCTCCAGCGGCGCCTTCCGGGGGCTGAAGCAGCTCGTCTACCTTTACCTGTCCAATAACGATATCAGCGTCATCAAGATGGGCGCCTTCGACGACCTGTCGGAGCTCACTTACCTATACATGGACCACAACAAGATCTCGGACCTGCCCaaggggctcctctccccgctCATTAACCTCTTCATCCTGCAGCTGGGCAGCAACAAGATCCGAGAGCTGAGATCGGGGGCCTTCAGCGGTGCTAAGGACCTGCGCTGGCTCTACCTCTCTGACAACTCCCTCTCCTCtgtccagcccggggccctggaCGACGTGGAAAACCTCGCTGTCTTCCATTTGGATAAGAACCAGCTAAGCACTTACCCAGTGGCTGCCATGAGCAAGCTGAGGGTAGTGGAGGACCTGAAGCTTTCTCACAACCCCATGAAGGTTATTCCTGACTATGCCTTCCAGTCCTTCGGGCGCTACATGGAGACACTCAGTCTGGACAACATGGGCCTGGAAAAG TTTTCAGATAAAGCATTTGCTGGAGTGACCACACTGAAGACTGTTCACATCGAGAACAACAGACTTAACCAGCTACCTGGGAACTTCCCGTTCAGCAGCCTGGAGAACCTCACCCTGTCCAACAACCCTTGGCTCTGCTCCTGTCAGCTAGCAGCTCTGCGCAA GTGGTTGGAGTCCAGCCGCTCCCGCCCGGATGCGGTTTGTGCCTCACCATCTCAGTACCGAGGGCAGCAGATAAGAGACACCGCCGCGCTCCGCAGCTGCAAACTCCCCACCAGGAGGCCCAGGAAAGGAAACCGCCATTAA